The following are from one region of the Corylus avellana chromosome ca1, CavTom2PMs-1.0 genome:
- the LOC132163222 gene encoding E3 ubiquitin-protein ligase CHIP, with protein sequence MVFSPNVTEFSFLCNLQKQLSVSLSLHQLFIRTVLYCVGRESSREKKMSTANKQAEQLRQDGNFYFKKDRFGAAIDAYTEAITLCPNVPVYWTNRALCHRKRNDWPKVEEDCRRAIELDNNSVKAHYMLGLALLERLEYVEGVKELQKALDLGRGANPKSYMVDEIWQELAKAKYMEWENAYLTRTWELQSLKEACETALEEKHVLENSELEGFVDESATSHLEQLEALKRLFREAAEADMPTEVPDYLCCKITLDIFRDPVITPSGVTYERSVILDHLQKVGTFDPITREQLDQSQLIPNLAIKEAVEAFLDKHGWAYRAD encoded by the exons ATGGTCTTCTCTCCAAACGTCACTGAATTCTCATTTCTCTGTAACCTTCAAAAGCAACTGTCTGTATCTCTTTCTCTTCATCAGCTTTTCATACGTACAGTCCTATACTGCGTAGGTAGGGAAAGttctagagagaagaaaatgagTACGGCGAACAAACAAGCGGAGCAACTCAGGCAAGACGGCAACTTTTACTTCAAGAAAGACCGTTTCGGAGCCGCCATTGATGCTTATACGgag GCAATTACGCTATGCCCCAATGTTCCTGTTTATTGGACGAATCGTGCTTTGTGTCATCGCAAGCGGAA TGATTGGCCAAAAGTTGAGGAGGACTGTCGGAGAGCTATTGAGCTTGACAACAATTCTGTCAAG GCTCATTATATGTTGGGACTTGCATTGCTTGAGAGGCTGGAATATGTTGAAGGAGTCAAAGAACTGCAGAAG GCTTTAGATCTTGGAAGAGGTGCCAACCCTAAGAGCTACATGGTGGACGAGATCTGGCAGGAACTCGCAAAAGCAAAATACATGGAGTGGGAGAATGCATACTTAACACGTACATGGGAATTGCAAAGCTTGAA AGAAGCTTGTGAGACCGCTCTTGAAGAAAAACATGTGCTAGAGAATTCTGAATTGGAAGGTTTTGTGGACGAATCTGCTACTTCCCACTTGGAACAATTAGAGGCTCTAAAAAGACTGTTTAGAGAAGCTGCAGAAGCTGACATGCCAACAGAG GTGCCGGACTATCTCTGTTGTAAAATCACGCTCGATATTTTCCGTGATCCTGTCATCACTCCAAGTGGGGTTACATATGAGAGATCAGTGATTCTTGACCATCTTCAGAAG GTGGGTACGTTTGATCCAATCACTCGTGAACAGCTTGATCAATCGCAGTTGATACCAAACTTGGCGATAAAGGAAGCAGTTGAAGCATTTCTAGATAAACATGGTTGGGCCTACAGGGCAGATTGA
- the LOC132167248 gene encoding F-box protein At3g07870-like isoform X2, with protein sequence MTFFFHYFILNHLSRKISRRRRRRGRRSLRPVSQSTKEPSSSASAACTTIMDLPGPILIDILSRLPFKSILVSRCICTTWRILVSDPLFASMHCARAPTLELLLHPKGVGCPSATLHWVDLDCIFKTAPPDDRNEQRKTKLNSKFYLPLPGCNIERKCLKVNTSSRRSSFMDYYGIVNSCNGLLCLSKPIYNDPHIICNPVTGEYISIPKSEEDVMFCGPVIPGFGYCRRSNKYKVLRLVCRPENMFQTMAEVYTVGTASWRSIGCAPFDLGLFTTYLNGVVHWVSDTANGPAVIVAFDFEEEQFSVISLPPHFGETHKEKENLHNMNMGVLGGCLSVCDVTFWDHFDIWVMKEYGDPTSWTKEHVICAHSGCHHRPIKFLENGDILMIYNKVELVAYSPVEGYFRYLKIDGVLAVFEAITHVPSFVPLADAVAGDHLNVQTIKASCSEGESSEGTETLFLVEQGKPRSASKSTSFWPVVDGE encoded by the exons ATGACGTTTTTCTTCCACTACTTCATCCTCAATCATCTCTCAAGGAAAatctcaagaagaagaagaagaagaggaagaagatcaTTGCGACCGGTCTCCCAATCTACAAAAGAACCATCATCATCAGCATCAGCAGCATGCACAACCATAATGGACCTCCCAGGCCCTATCCTCATCGACATTCTCTCAAGGCTGCCGTTCAAGTCAATCTTGGTCTCCAGGTGCATATGTACAACTTGGCGCATTTTAGTCTCAGACCCTCTTTTCGCTTCTATGCACTGCGCAAGAGCTCCAACCCTTGAGCTCTTGCTCCACCCCAAAGGCGTCGGTTGTCCCTCTGCAACCCTTCACTGGGTTGATCTTGATTGCATTTTCAAAACTGCTCCTCCTGATGATCGAAACGAGCAGCGCAAAACCAAGCTTAATAGCAAATTTTATCTTCCACTTCCGGGTTGTAACATTGAGAGGAAGTGCCTTAAAGTAAACACTAGTAGCCGTCGTAGTAGTTTCATGGACTACTATGGTATTGTGAATTCATGTAATGGTTTGCTCTGTTTGAGCAAGCCCATATATAACGATCCTCATATTATATGCAATCCTGTTACTGGTGAGTATATAAGTATTCCCAAGTCTGAAGAGGATGTCATGTTTTGTGGTCCTGTTATTCCGGGGTTTGGTTATTGTCGGAGGAGTAACAAGTACAAGGTTTTGAGATTGGTATGTCGGCCTGAAAATATGTTTCAGACTATGGCTGAGGTGTATACAGTTGGAACAGCGTCATGGAGGAGCATTGGATGTGCTCCATTTGACCTTGGTTTGTTTACAACGTATCTGAATGGAGTGGTTCATTGGGTAAGTGATACTGCGAACGGTCCGGCTGTTATAGTGGCTTTTGACTTTGAGGAAGAACAATTCAGTGTGATCTCATTGCCTCCTCACTTTGGGGAGacacacaaagaaaaagaaaatttgcacAATATGAATATGGGAGTATTAGGAGGTTGTCTTTCTGTATGTGATGTCACTTTTTGGGATCATTTTGATATATGGGTGATGAAGGAGTATGGTGACCCAACATCTTGGACTAAAGAGCATGTTATATGTGCGCACTCTGGTTGCCACCATCGGCCAATAAAGTTCCTGGAGAATGGAGATATATTGATGATATATAACAAGGTGGAGTTGGTTGCATATAGTCCTGTCGAAGGATATTTCAGGTATCTTAAAATTGATGGGGTTCTGGCTGTGTTTGAAGCAATTACCCATGTACCAAGTTTCGTCCCACTTGCAGATGCTGTAGCGGGAGATCATCTGAATGTGCAAACGATAAAAGCAAG TTGTTCTGAAGGTGAATCTTCGGAAGGGACCGAAACTCTTTTTCTCGTTGAACAAGGCAAGCCAAGAAGTGCATCAAAATCAACTTCATTTTGGCCAGTTGTTGATGGAGAATAG
- the LOC132167248 gene encoding F-box protein At3g07870-like isoform X4, with protein sequence MTFFFHYFILNHLSRKISRRRRRRGRRSLRPVSQSTKEPSSSASAACTTIMDLPGPILIDILSRLPFKSILVSRCICTTWRILVSDPLFASMHCARAPTLELLLHPKGVGCPSATLHWVDLDCIFKTAPPDDRNEQRKTKLNSKFYLPLPGCNIERKCLKVNTSSRRSSFMDYYGIVNSCNGLLCLSKPIYNDPHIICNPVTGEYISIPKSEEDVMFCGPVIPGFGYCRRSNKYKVLRLVCRPENMFQTMAEVYTVGTASWRSIGCAPFDLGLFTTYLNGVVHWVSDTANGPAVIVAFDFEEEQFSVISLPPHFGETHKEKENLHNMNMGVLGGCLSVCDVTFWDHFDIWVMKEYGDPTSWTKEHVICAHSGCHHRPIKFLENGDILMIYNKVELVAYSPVEGYFRCCSGRSSECANDKSKLF encoded by the exons ATGACGTTTTTCTTCCACTACTTCATCCTCAATCATCTCTCAAGGAAAatctcaagaagaagaagaagaagaggaagaagatcaTTGCGACCGGTCTCCCAATCTACAAAAGAACCATCATCATCAGCATCAGCAGCATGCACAACCATAATGGACCTCCCAGGCCCTATCCTCATCGACATTCTCTCAAGGCTGCCGTTCAAGTCAATCTTGGTCTCCAGGTGCATATGTACAACTTGGCGCATTTTAGTCTCAGACCCTCTTTTCGCTTCTATGCACTGCGCAAGAGCTCCAACCCTTGAGCTCTTGCTCCACCCCAAAGGCGTCGGTTGTCCCTCTGCAACCCTTCACTGGGTTGATCTTGATTGCATTTTCAAAACTGCTCCTCCTGATGATCGAAACGAGCAGCGCAAAACCAAGCTTAATAGCAAATTTTATCTTCCACTTCCGGGTTGTAACATTGAGAGGAAGTGCCTTAAAGTAAACACTAGTAGCCGTCGTAGTAGTTTCATGGACTACTATGGTATTGTGAATTCATGTAATGGTTTGCTCTGTTTGAGCAAGCCCATATATAACGATCCTCATATTATATGCAATCCTGTTACTGGTGAGTATATAAGTATTCCCAAGTCTGAAGAGGATGTCATGTTTTGTGGTCCTGTTATTCCGGGGTTTGGTTATTGTCGGAGGAGTAACAAGTACAAGGTTTTGAGATTGGTATGTCGGCCTGAAAATATGTTTCAGACTATGGCTGAGGTGTATACAGTTGGAACAGCGTCATGGAGGAGCATTGGATGTGCTCCATTTGACCTTGGTTTGTTTACAACGTATCTGAATGGAGTGGTTCATTGGGTAAGTGATACTGCGAACGGTCCGGCTGTTATAGTGGCTTTTGACTTTGAGGAAGAACAATTCAGTGTGATCTCATTGCCTCCTCACTTTGGGGAGacacacaaagaaaaagaaaatttgcacAATATGAATATGGGAGTATTAGGAGGTTGTCTTTCTGTATGTGATGTCACTTTTTGGGATCATTTTGATATATGGGTGATGAAGGAGTATGGTGACCCAACATCTTGGACTAAAGAGCATGTTATATGTGCGCACTCTGGTTGCCACCATCGGCCAATAAAGTTCCTGGAGAATGGAGATATATTGATGATATATAACAAGGTGGAGTTGGTTGCATATAGTCCTGTCGAAGGATATTTCAG ATGCTGTAGCGGGAGATCATCTGAATGTGCAAACGATAAAAGCAAG TTGTTCTGA
- the LOC132167248 gene encoding F-box protein At3g07870-like isoform X1: protein MTFFFHYFILNHLSRKISRRRRRRGRRSLRPVSQSTKEPSSSASAACTTIMDLPGPILIDILSRLPFKSILVSRCICTTWRILVSDPLFASMHCARAPTLELLLHPKGVGCPSATLHWVDLDCIFKTAPPDDRNEQRKTKLNSKFYLPLPGCNIERKCLKVNTSSRRSSFMDYYGIVNSCNGLLCLSKPIYNDPHIICNPVTGEYISIPKSEEDVMFCGPVIPGFGYCRRSNKYKVLRLVCRPENMFQTMAEVYTVGTASWRSIGCAPFDLGLFTTYLNGVVHWVSDTANGPAVIVAFDFEEEQFSVISLPPHFGETHKEKENLHNMNMGVLGGCLSVCDVTFWDHFDIWVMKEYGDPTSWTKEHVICAHSGCHHRPIKFLENGDILMIYNKVELVAYSPVEGYFRYLKIDGVLAVFEAITHVPSFVPLADAVAGDHLNVQTIKASCSEGEGESSEGTETLFLVEQGKPRSASKSTSFWPVGDGE from the exons ATGACGTTTTTCTTCCACTACTTCATCCTCAATCATCTCTCAAGGAAAatctcaagaagaagaagaagaagaggaagaagatcaTTGCGACCGGTCTCCCAATCTACAAAAGAACCATCATCATCAGCATCAGCAGCATGCACAACCATAATGGACCTCCCAGGCCCTATCCTCATCGACATTCTCTCAAGGCTGCCGTTCAAGTCAATCTTGGTCTCCAGGTGCATATGTACAACTTGGCGCATTTTAGTCTCAGACCCTCTTTTCGCTTCTATGCACTGCGCAAGAGCTCCAACCCTTGAGCTCTTGCTCCACCCCAAAGGCGTCGGTTGTCCCTCTGCAACCCTTCACTGGGTTGATCTTGATTGCATTTTCAAAACTGCTCCTCCTGATGATCGAAACGAGCAGCGCAAAACCAAGCTTAATAGCAAATTTTATCTTCCACTTCCGGGTTGTAACATTGAGAGGAAGTGCCTTAAAGTAAACACTAGTAGCCGTCGTAGTAGTTTCATGGACTACTATGGTATTGTGAATTCATGTAATGGTTTGCTCTGTTTGAGCAAGCCCATATATAACGATCCTCATATTATATGCAATCCTGTTACTGGTGAGTATATAAGTATTCCCAAGTCTGAAGAGGATGTCATGTTTTGTGGTCCTGTTATTCCGGGGTTTGGTTATTGTCGGAGGAGTAACAAGTACAAGGTTTTGAGATTGGTATGTCGGCCTGAAAATATGTTTCAGACTATGGCTGAGGTGTATACAGTTGGAACAGCGTCATGGAGGAGCATTGGATGTGCTCCATTTGACCTTGGTTTGTTTACAACGTATCTGAATGGAGTGGTTCATTGGGTAAGTGATACTGCGAACGGTCCGGCTGTTATAGTGGCTTTTGACTTTGAGGAAGAACAATTCAGTGTGATCTCATTGCCTCCTCACTTTGGGGAGacacacaaagaaaaagaaaatttgcacAATATGAATATGGGAGTATTAGGAGGTTGTCTTTCTGTATGTGATGTCACTTTTTGGGATCATTTTGATATATGGGTGATGAAGGAGTATGGTGACCCAACATCTTGGACTAAAGAGCATGTTATATGTGCGCACTCTGGTTGCCACCATCGGCCAATAAAGTTCCTGGAGAATGGAGATATATTGATGATATATAACAAGGTGGAGTTGGTTGCATATAGTCCTGTCGAAGGATATTTCAGGTATCTTAAAATTGATGGGGTTCTGGCTGTGTTTGAAGCAATTACCCATGTACCAAGTTTCGTCCCACTTGCAGATGCTGTAGCGGGAGATCATCTGAATGTGCAAACGATAAAAGCAAG TTGTTCTGAAGGTGAAGGTGAATCTTCGGAAGGGACCGAAACTCTTTTTCTCGTTGAACAAGGCAAGCCAAGAAGTGCATCAAAATCAACTTCATTTTGGCCAGTTGGTGATGGAGAATAG